From one Butyricimonas faecihominis genomic stretch:
- a CDS encoding nitrophenyl compound nitroreductase subunit ArsF family protein, whose amino-acid sequence MKVILLLTMCLSLFACGNKNTKGSKAQEQQPPKDHVEVLYFHGKQRCITCAAIEKNTKETVETLFADELKDGSLVFKSIDISQSENEEIINKYEVTWSSLFITKWKNGKDSTENLTEYAFAKALSAPDTFKANVTQKIRQLLK is encoded by the coding sequence ATGAAAGTAATTCTACTGTTAACAATGTGTCTAAGCCTTTTCGCATGTGGCAACAAAAACACAAAAGGCAGCAAAGCCCAAGAACAACAACCACCAAAAGATCATGTGGAAGTTCTCTATTTCCATGGCAAGCAACGCTGTATAACCTGTGCGGCAATCGAAAAAAATACCAAAGAAACGGTGGAAACCCTATTTGCCGACGAACTGAAAGACGGCAGCCTAGTATTCAAATCCATTGACATCTCTCAATCTGAAAATGAAGAGATCATCAACAAATACGAGGTCACGTGGTCTTCACTCTTTATCACGAAATGGAAAAATGGCAAGGATTCCACCGAGAACCTAACCGAATATGCTTTTGCAAAGGCTCTTTCCGCTCCAGATACATTCAAGGCAAACGTGACCCAAAAGATTCGGCAACTACTAAAATAA
- the nagB gene encoding glucosamine-6-phosphate deaminase, with amino-acid sequence MITKNYIAKGEGANRFEKIPVQIYETADEAVKAVAREIVDLVQTKAASSEKCVLGLATGVSPIKLYQELVRLHREEGVSFRNVVTFNLDEYLPMPKESEQSYHYFMHHHLFDHIDIDPKNIHIPDGTLEGDEIDKFCRDYEKAIDAAGGIDLQILGIGRTGHIGFNEPGSFITSQTRKVFLNDLTIKDAIKDFGSRNLVPTKAITMGVGTIMQARRVILMAWGEKKAPIIKATVEGRVSDSVPATFLQMHSNVQFIIDESAASELTRADYPWLVSKVDWDDKLIRKAVIRLCQKLKKPILKVEDKDYQDNGLSDLIEKFGSANKVNIAVFNDMQHTISGWPGGKPNADDSTRPERANPYPKRVLIFSPHPDDDVISMGGTEARLVEQGHEVHAVYQTSGNIAVFDDYLYEMMDIADLFAQNMGVSGEGYKQVKETIRNLKPEGSEPKEVLKFKTALRAAEALAACRFMGIPSERVHFLNLPFYETGSVKKNPLGKEDIDIIVNLLREVKPHQIYAAGDLADPHGTHSVCLDAIMQAFDVVCEDDWFKDCYVWLYRGAWLEWEIEKVDMAVPVSPSELSIKRQAIYRHGSQNNGPAYPGDDPREFWQRAEDRNRNTADLYNKLGMAEYEAMEVFVRYKHRK; translated from the coding sequence ATGATTACTAAAAACTACATCGCTAAGGGTGAGGGTGCCAACAGGTTCGAGAAGATTCCTGTTCAGATTTATGAAACAGCGGACGAGGCTGTGAAGGCCGTTGCCCGTGAGATTGTGGATTTGGTACAAACGAAAGCGGCTAGCAGTGAAAAGTGCGTTTTAGGTTTGGCGACCGGGGTTTCCCCGATCAAGTTGTATCAAGAGCTGGTGAGGCTGCACCGGGAAGAAGGCGTTTCTTTCCGTAACGTGGTTACGTTCAATTTGGACGAGTATCTGCCGATGCCGAAAGAGTCGGAGCAGAGCTACCATTATTTCATGCACCACCATTTGTTTGATCATATAGATATTGACCCGAAGAATATTCATATCCCGGACGGAACGCTGGAAGGGGATGAGATAGATAAATTCTGTCGGGATTACGAGAAGGCGATCGATGCTGCCGGGGGAATTGACCTCCAGATATTGGGTATCGGACGTACGGGACATATCGGTTTTAACGAGCCGGGGTCTTTTATCACGTCCCAGACCCGGAAGGTGTTCTTGAATGACTTGACGATAAAAGACGCGATAAAGGATTTCGGAAGTAGGAATCTGGTACCCACGAAAGCAATCACGATGGGAGTCGGGACGATTATGCAGGCCCGGAGAGTGATTCTGATGGCGTGGGGAGAGAAAAAGGCTCCGATTATCAAGGCTACCGTGGAAGGACGGGTGTCAGATTCGGTTCCGGCAACTTTCTTGCAGATGCATTCTAACGTGCAATTTATTATTGATGAGAGTGCGGCTAGCGAATTGACACGGGCGGATTACCCGTGGTTGGTGAGCAAGGTGGATTGGGATGATAAGCTGATTCGTAAAGCGGTGATCCGGTTGTGCCAGAAGTTGAAAAAGCCCATTTTAAAAGTCGAAGATAAAGATTATCAAGATAACGGTTTGAGCGATCTGATCGAGAAGTTCGGTTCTGCAAACAAGGTGAATATTGCCGTGTTTAATGATATGCAGCACACCATTTCCGGGTGGCCGGGAGGGAAACCTAACGCGGATGATTCAACCCGTCCGGAGAGAGCGAATCCTTACCCGAAACGGGTGTTGATTTTCAGCCCGCATCCGGATGATGACGTGATCTCGATGGGAGGTACGGAGGCCCGTTTGGTGGAACAGGGACATGAGGTGCATGCGGTTTACCAAACGTCCGGGAATATCGCCGTGTTTGATGATTACCTGTACGAGATGATGGATATTGCCGATTTGTTTGCCCAAAATATGGGAGTGTCCGGCGAGGGATACAAGCAGGTGAAAGAGACAATTCGGAATCTGAAACCGGAGGGAAGTGAACCTAAAGAGGTGTTGAAGTTCAAGACGGCCTTGCGGGCGGCAGAGGCTTTGGCCGCTTGTCGGTTTATGGGTATCCCCTCGGAGAGAGTACATTTTTTGAATTTGCCTTTCTATGAAACGGGTTCCGTGAAAAAGAACCCGTTGGGAAAAGAAGATATTGATATTATCGTGAATCTGTTGAGGGAGGTGAAACCTCACCAGATTTATGCTGCCGGAGACTTGGCCGATCCGCACGGAACGCATAGTGTTTGTCTGGATGCGATCATGCAGGCTTTTGACGTCGTATGTGAGGATGACTGGTTCAAGGATTGTTACGTGTGGTTGTACCGCGGGGCTTGGTTGGAGTGGGAGATCGAGAAGGTGGATATGGCGGTGCCGGTAAGCCCGTCGGAGTTATCCATCAAACGACAAGCGATTTACCGACACGGTTCACAGAATAACGGACCGGCATACCCGGGAGATGATCCTCGCGAGTTCTGGCAGCGAGCCGAAGACCGTAACCGTAACACGGCCGACTTGTATAACAAGTTGGGAATGGCGGAGTACGAGGCGATGGAGGTCTTCGTGCGCTATAAGCATAGGAAATAA
- a CDS encoding aromatic aminobenezylarsenical efflux permease ArsG family transporter, whose translation MEWLQSLLDSSTTPALTAFLLGLLTAISPCPLATNIAAIGFIGKDIENRHRIFRNGLLYTLGRVMAYTLLGIILILILEEGSSLFGIQKFIGKYGEMLLGPALLFIGLFMLFGHKFNLPSFGFKGNGEGLARRGGWGALLLGILFAMAFCPTSGVFYFGMLIPMSATSAGGYLLPVLFAIATALPVLATAWILAFSVQHIGNFYGKIKTIQKWLNWIVGGLFTAIGLYYCLVINL comes from the coding sequence ATGGAATGGTTACAATCTTTATTGGATAGTAGCACCACCCCGGCTTTGACCGCCTTCTTGCTAGGACTACTGACGGCCATTTCCCCTTGTCCTCTGGCGACCAATATTGCCGCCATCGGCTTTATTGGAAAAGACATCGAGAACCGCCACAGGATATTTCGAAACGGCTTGCTCTACACGCTGGGACGTGTCATGGCCTACACGCTCCTAGGCATTATCCTCATCTTAATTTTGGAAGAAGGTTCAAGCCTGTTTGGTATCCAAAAATTTATCGGCAAATACGGAGAAATGCTACTCGGACCCGCACTATTATTCATCGGGTTATTCATGCTGTTCGGTCACAAATTCAACCTGCCGTCATTCGGTTTCAAAGGTAATGGAGAGGGATTAGCCCGTCGGGGCGGATGGGGAGCCTTGCTACTCGGGATATTATTCGCCATGGCGTTCTGCCCCACGAGCGGCGTTTTCTATTTCGGCATGTTGATCCCGATGTCCGCGACATCGGCAGGTGGTTACTTACTTCCCGTTCTCTTTGCCATAGCAACCGCATTACCCGTATTGGCCACAGCTTGGATTCTGGCTTTCAGCGTACAGCATATCGGCAATTTTTACGGTAAGATAAAAACCATACAAAAATGGTTGAATTGGATCGTAGGCGGGTTATTCACCGCCATCGGGTTATACTACTGTCTGGTTATAAATCTCTAA
- a CDS encoding thioredoxin family protein has translation MEIKVLGSGCAKCKTTYEMIEKIVKENQLDATLSKVEDIVELLNYGIMTTPAIVVDGEVKLKGHVPTESEIKKILGI, from the coding sequence ATGGAAATAAAAGTTTTGGGATCCGGTTGCGCCAAATGCAAGACAACCTATGAAATGATCGAAAAGATCGTGAAAGAGAATCAACTCGATGCAACACTTTCAAAAGTGGAAGACATTGTTGAATTACTGAATTATGGCATCATGACAACCCCTGCCATCGTCGTCGACGGAGAAGTCAAACTCAAAGGTCACGTTCCCACGGAGAGCGAAATCAAAAAGATTCTCGGTATTTAA
- a CDS encoding permease, protein MNNKKELTILFWMIAIFAMVFFMPLGNERFMTAIDATLDLAKWYAQEHVVLCLLPAFLIAGVIAVFVSQGAVLKYFGANAKKWLSYTIAAISGGILAVCSCTILPLFTSIYKRGAGLGPAIAFLYSGPAISILSIILTARILGVEMGIARIVGAITFSIIIGLLMSFIFRKEEKAKKEEQMNITPPPEKRPMWQTSFHFFTMVLILVFANWGAPAASDKGLWFYVFTYKWYITGILALFFCWSLIRILKLPITWVLLSAIATALSAFLANTFITDAKLVPLLPMIIGITSLSVILLFDKRDDENREWAFSSWGFAKQILPLLAIGVVFAGFLLGSTHDDTAIAGIIPNHWIEWAVGGNSLLSNFFASFTGAFMYFATLTEVPIIQGLLASGMGKGPALALLLAGPSLSLPNMLVIRGVMGTQKTIVYVALVIIMATVSGYIFGSFF, encoded by the coding sequence ATGAACAACAAGAAAGAATTGACCATCCTGTTTTGGATGATTGCTATTTTCGCAATGGTCTTCTTCATGCCGCTCGGCAATGAGCGGTTCATGACCGCCATTGATGCCACGCTCGACCTTGCCAAATGGTACGCGCAAGAACACGTGGTGCTATGCCTGCTCCCCGCATTCCTCATCGCGGGAGTCATTGCCGTATTCGTCAGTCAGGGAGCGGTACTCAAATACTTCGGGGCAAACGCCAAGAAATGGTTATCCTACACGATAGCCGCCATCTCCGGTGGAATTCTGGCTGTTTGCTCTTGTACAATCCTACCGTTATTTACAAGCATATACAAACGCGGAGCCGGACTAGGCCCGGCCATTGCTTTCCTCTATTCCGGCCCGGCGATCAGTATTTTATCAATTATCCTAACGGCTCGCATCTTGGGCGTGGAGATGGGTATTGCCCGTATCGTCGGAGCCATCACATTTTCCATTATCATCGGTCTTCTCATGTCATTCATTTTCCGCAAGGAAGAAAAAGCCAAAAAAGAGGAACAAATGAACATCACCCCACCACCGGAGAAACGCCCGATGTGGCAAACTTCATTTCACTTTTTCACGATGGTACTCATCCTTGTCTTCGCCAATTGGGGAGCCCCTGCCGCATCTGACAAAGGATTATGGTTTTATGTATTTACCTATAAGTGGTACATCACGGGAATCCTCGCCTTATTCTTTTGCTGGTCACTCATCCGAATTCTAAAGTTACCTATCACATGGGTATTACTTAGTGCGATCGCAACGGCACTTTCCGCCTTTCTCGCCAACACGTTTATCACTGATGCCAAGCTGGTTCCTTTGCTCCCAATGATTATAGGAATCACGTCATTATCCGTGATACTACTTTTTGACAAACGGGATGATGAAAACCGGGAATGGGCCTTTTCCTCATGGGGATTTGCAAAACAAATCCTACCACTATTGGCAATTGGAGTTGTTTTCGCTGGATTCCTATTAGGTTCAACACATGATGACACGGCTATCGCCGGGATCATTCCCAATCATTGGATCGAGTGGGCTGTAGGCGGAAATTCACTGCTTTCGAACTTTTTCGCCAGTTTCACGGGTGCATTCATGTATTTCGCCACCCTGACCGAGGTGCCGATTATCCAAGGTCTGCTTGCCTCTGGCATGGGTAAAGGTCCCGCTCTAGCATTATTACTGGCCGGGCCATCCTTATCCTTACCGAATATGCTGGTTATTCGTGGCGTCATGGGAACCCAAAAGACAATCGTGTATGTTGCTCTCGTTATCATCATGGCAACCGTATCAGGTTACATCTTTGGCTCGTTCTTTTAA
- a CDS encoding ArsR/SmtB family transcription factor, translated as METKEYTIDQEQLARFAKAMGHPARIAILNFLAQQNCCFFGDIHEVLPISKATVSQHLKELKDSGLIQGSIEPPKVRYCINRENWAIAKNLFVRLFDHDNTEKSSCC; from the coding sequence ATGGAAACGAAAGAATACACCATAGATCAAGAGCAACTCGCCCGTTTCGCAAAAGCGATGGGGCATCCGGCACGAATCGCCATACTCAACTTTCTGGCCCAACAGAATTGTTGTTTTTTCGGTGACATCCATGAGGTCTTACCCATATCGAAGGCCACCGTTTCCCAGCATTTGAAAGAGTTAAAAGATTCTGGACTAATTCAAGGTTCCATCGAGCCTCCCAAAGTTCGATACTGCATTAATCGAGAGAACTGGGCCATCGCCAAGAATTTATTCGTACGCTTGTTTGATCATGACAACACGGAAAAAAGTAGTTGTTGTTAG
- a CDS encoding ABC-F family ATP-binding cassette domain-containing protein — translation MISVDGLTVEFGDRALFKDISFVINDKDRIALMGKNGAGKSTLLKILAGERQASRGNISYPKETVIAYLPQHLMTHNERTVFDETAQAFAHLFEMEKEIERLNQQLTERTDYDSPEYYKLIEDVSALSEKFYSIDSTHYEADVEKVLLGLGFQREDFNRPTADFSGGWRMRIELAKMLLKNPDVLLLDEPTNHLDIDSIQWLEDFLVNNGKAVVVISHDRTFVDNITTRTIEVTMGRIYDYKVNYSQYLVLRQERRVQQQKAYDEQQKMIAETKEFIERFKGTYSKTLQVQSRVKMLEKLEILEVDEEDTSALRLKFPPAPNSGKYPVIAEELTKDYDGHIVFQDAHFTIEKGEKVAFVGRNGEGKSTLVKCIMGEIPYNGKLTLGYNVKIGYFAQNQASLMDESLTVFQTIDDVTPMELKHKIKDMLGAFMFSGDDIDKKVKVLSGGERTRLAMIKLLLSPVNLLILDEPTNHLDLRTKDILKNALKEFDGTLIVVSHDRDFLTGLVHKVYEFGNKKVKEHLEDIQGFLRKKKMENLREIERKS, via the coding sequence ATGATTTCAGTAGACGGATTAACAGTAGAATTTGGAGACAGAGCGCTTTTTAAAGATATTTCATTTGTTATTAACGACAAGGACCGGATTGCCCTCATGGGAAAGAACGGGGCAGGTAAATCCACGTTATTAAAAATTCTGGCGGGAGAACGCCAAGCCTCCCGGGGAAATATCTCTTACCCGAAGGAAACTGTTATTGCTTACCTACCGCAGCATTTAATGACCCATAACGAAAGAACCGTTTTCGATGAAACGGCACAGGCATTCGCCCACCTTTTCGAGATGGAGAAAGAGATTGAACGGTTGAATCAACAACTCACCGAAAGAACGGACTACGATTCTCCAGAGTATTACAAACTCATTGAAGACGTATCCGCCCTCAGCGAGAAATTTTATAGCATCGACTCCACGCATTACGAGGCGGATGTTGAAAAGGTATTGTTGGGTCTCGGATTCCAACGGGAAGATTTCAACCGCCCGACAGCCGATTTCAGTGGAGGTTGGCGCATGCGTATCGAGTTGGCTAAAATGTTGCTTAAAAACCCGGACGTGTTGCTACTTGACGAGCCTACCAACCACCTTGACATTGATTCGATTCAATGGCTGGAGGATTTTCTCGTGAATAACGGAAAAGCTGTCGTCGTGATCTCCCACGACCGGACATTTGTTGACAACATCACCACCCGAACGATCGAGGTCACCATGGGCCGTATTTACGACTACAAGGTAAATTACTCCCAATACCTCGTACTACGCCAAGAACGACGCGTACAGCAACAAAAGGCCTACGACGAACAGCAAAAGATGATCGCCGAGACGAAAGAATTTATCGAGCGTTTTAAGGGAACCTATTCCAAGACCTTACAGGTACAATCCCGCGTGAAAATGTTGGAGAAACTGGAAATATTGGAAGTTGACGAGGAAGACACTTCCGCACTGAGACTGAAATTCCCGCCCGCCCCGAACTCAGGTAAATACCCGGTGATCGCGGAAGAGCTTACGAAAGACTATGACGGACACATCGTGTTCCAAGATGCCCACTTCACGATTGAGAAGGGAGAGAAAGTCGCTTTCGTCGGTCGTAACGGGGAAGGAAAGTCCACGCTAGTAAAATGTATCATGGGTGAAATTCCCTATAACGGAAAACTGACATTAGGCTATAACGTGAAGATTGGCTATTTCGCCCAAAACCAAGCCTCTCTCATGGACGAAAGCCTTACCGTTTTCCAGACCATCGACGACGTAACTCCCATGGAGCTGAAACACAAAATCAAGGATATGCTGGGAGCTTTCATGTTCAGCGGTGACGACATCGACAAAAAGGTGAAAGTCCTGTCCGGTGGAGAGCGTACCCGATTGGCCATGATCAAGTTGTTGCTCTCTCCCGTGAACCTGTTGATTCTCGACGAGCCGACCAACCATCTCGACCTCCGTACCAAGGACATCCTGAAAAATGCCTTGAAAGAGTTCGATGGCACCTTGATCGTCGTGTCTCATGACCGTGATTTCCTCACCGGACTCGTCCACAAGGTCTACGAATTCGGTAACAAGAAAGTAAAAGAACACTTAGAAGACATCCAAGGTTTCTTGCGGAAAAAGAAAATGGAAAACCTCCGGGAGATCGAACGTAAAAGCTGA